From the genome of Geminocystis herdmanii PCC 6308, one region includes:
- a CDS encoding NAD(P)H-quinone oxidoreductase subunit 4, whose translation MDLTNFPWLTTIILFPIIASLFVFIIPDKDGKTVRWYALTVALIDFVLIVYAFYQGYDFNNPDLQLVESYTWVADLDLKWSVGADGLSMPLILLTGFITTLAILAAWPVSLKPKFFYFLMLAMYGGQIAVFAVQDMLLFFLVWELELVPVYLILSIWGGKRRLYAATKFILYTAGGSLFILVAALTMAFYGDTVTFDMVSIAHKDIGFNLQLLLYAGLLIAYGVKLPIFPLHTWLPDAHGEATAPAHMLLAGILLKMGGYAFLIRMNAGMLPDAHATFAPILIILGVVNIIYAAFTSFAQRNLKRKIAYSSISHMGFVLIGIASFTDIGMSGAMLQMISHGLIGASLFFMVGATYDRTHTLMLDEMGGIGQQMKKIFAMWTTCSMASLALPGMSGFVAELMVFIGFATSDAYSLTFKVIMVSLAAVGVILTPIYLLSMLREILYGEENKELVSHTKLVDAEPREVFIIACLLIPIIGIGLYPKIVTQIYDASTQKLTALLRHSVPSLQVAENKSQFVALKAPDIN comes from the coding sequence ATGGATTTAACAAATTTTCCTTGGCTAACAACCATTATTCTGTTTCCTATCATTGCCTCTTTATTCGTCTTCATTATTCCTGATAAAGATGGTAAAACCGTTAGATGGTATGCCTTAACCGTTGCCTTAATCGATTTCGTTTTAATTGTCTATGCCTTTTATCAAGGCTATGACTTCAATAACCCCGACTTACAATTAGTCGAAAGTTATACATGGGTTGCCGATCTTGACCTAAAATGGTCAGTAGGTGCTGATGGTTTATCCATGCCTCTAATTTTGCTCACAGGCTTCATCACTACCTTAGCTATTCTAGCGGCTTGGCCTGTCAGTTTAAAGCCTAAATTCTTTTATTTCCTCATGTTGGCAATGTATGGCGGACAAATTGCCGTGTTTGCTGTCCAAGATATGTTACTTTTCTTCCTCGTGTGGGAATTGGAATTAGTGCCAGTGTATCTTATCCTCTCCATTTGGGGTGGTAAACGGCGCTTGTATGCGGCCACCAAATTTATCCTTTATACCGCCGGAGGCTCGTTATTCATCCTTGTAGCGGCCTTAACCATGGCTTTTTATGGCGATACCGTCACCTTTGATATGGTTTCGATCGCACACAAAGATATAGGATTTAACCTTCAGTTATTGTTATATGCAGGGTTATTAATCGCCTACGGTGTCAAACTACCTATTTTTCCCCTCCATACATGGCTACCCGATGCCCACGGAGAAGCTACCGCCCCTGCCCATATGTTACTAGCAGGGATTTTGTTAAAAATGGGAGGTTATGCCTTCTTAATTCGCATGAACGCAGGAATGTTACCCGATGCCCATGCCACTTTTGCCCCAATTTTAATTATTTTGGGGGTAGTAAACATTATCTACGCCGCCTTTACTTCCTTTGCCCAACGTAACCTGAAACGTAAAATTGCTTATTCCTCCATCTCTCACATGGGATTTGTGTTGATTGGTATTGCCTCTTTTACCGATATTGGTATGAGCGGAGCAATGTTACAGATGATTTCTCACGGCTTAATCGGTGCTAGTCTATTCTTTATGGTAGGTGCAACGTACGATCGAACCCATACCCTAATGTTAGACGAAATGGGGGGAATTGGGCAACAGATGAAGAAAATATTTGCCATGTGGACAACTTGCTCTATGGCTTCTCTTGCACTACCCGGTATGAGTGGATTTGTAGCAGAATTGATGGTATTTATCGGCTTTGCCACCAGTGACGCTTATAGCCTCACCTTCAAAGTAATTATGGTATCCCTTGCCGCCGTTGGTGTCATCTTAACTCCCATTTACCTGCTATCGATGTTAAGAGAAATCTTATACGGAGAAGAAAACAAAGAATTAGTATCTCATACTAAATTAGTCGATGCCGAGCCTAGGGAAGTATTTATTATTGCTTGTCTTCTCATTCCCATCATCGGTATTGGATTATACCCGAAAATCGTCACCCAAATTTATGATGCTAGTACTCAAAAATTGACAGCATTACTACGTCATTCCGTACCCAGTTTACAAGTTGCCGAAAACAAATCTCAATTTGTTGCTTTAAAAGCACCCGATATTAATTAA
- the argC gene encoding N-acetyl-gamma-glutamyl-phosphate reductase: protein MSESKKISVGIVGASGYGGVQLVKILLEHPQVEIVYLGGDSSAGKEYGDLYPHLQHRVKTKIEPIDIDSIASRCDVVFLGLPNGLACDIAPPLIEKGCKVLDLSADYRFKNLDTYTAWYKTERKDNSIASQAVYGLPELYREDIKKSSLIGCAGCYPTASLLALAPLLKQGLVLPETIIIDAKSGTSGGGRQGKINLLLAEADSSLGAYGVAKHRHTPEIEEICSDLARNEVKVQFTPHLIPMPRGILSTVYGTLRDPGLVTEDLLTIYTAFYRNSSFVKVLGNGIYPQTKWACGTNLAYLGIEVDTRTGRVIVMSAIDNLIKGQAGQAVQCLNLMMGWAEDLGLPTLTFYP from the coding sequence ATGAGCGAATCAAAAAAAATATCCGTCGGTATCGTGGGCGCTTCGGGCTATGGTGGTGTACAGTTAGTAAAAATTTTATTAGAACATCCTCAAGTAGAAATCGTTTATCTTGGGGGAGATAGTAGTGCAGGAAAAGAATACGGGGATTTGTATCCCCATTTACAACATCGAGTTAAAACCAAAATCGAACCCATTGACATCGACTCGATCGCCTCCCGTTGTGATGTGGTATTCTTAGGATTACCCAATGGCTTGGCTTGTGACATTGCGCCTCCTCTCATCGAAAAAGGATGTAAAGTTTTAGACTTATCCGCCGATTATCGTTTTAAAAATTTAGATACCTACACCGCATGGTATAAAACCGAAAGAAAAGATAATTCGATCGCATCTCAAGCTGTTTATGGTTTACCCGAATTATATCGAGAAGACATCAAAAAAAGTAGCTTAATCGGTTGTGCAGGATGCTATCCTACCGCCAGTTTATTAGCCCTTGCACCTCTGTTAAAACAAGGTTTAGTACTCCCAGAAACCATCATCATCGATGCTAAATCTGGCACGTCTGGAGGAGGCAGACAAGGCAAAATTAATTTACTCCTAGCGGAAGCGGATAGCTCATTGGGAGCGTATGGAGTCGCAAAACATCGTCATACCCCAGAAATTGAAGAAATTTGCTCAGATTTAGCCCGAAATGAAGTAAAAGTGCAATTTACCCCCCATTTAATCCCCATGCCTAGGGGGATTTTGTCCACCGTTTACGGCACATTAAGAGATCCGGGGTTAGTTACAGAAGACTTACTCACTATTTACACGGCGTTTTATCGTAATTCCAGTTTCGTTAAGGTATTAGGCAATGGTATCTATCCTCAAACAAAATGGGCTTGTGGTACAAATTTGGCTTATCTGGGCATTGAAGTTGATACTCGTACAGGGCGCGTAATTGTTATGTCTGCCATCGATAATTTAATTAAAGGACAAGCAGGACAAGCGGTACAATGTTTAAACTTAATGATGGGATGGGCTGAAGATTTAGGTTTACCCACCTTAACATTTTATCCATAA
- a CDS encoding WD40 repeat domain-containing protein: MDAEKLKKLEEKLYNETPLIGDRIRLQAAKELAQDRSLQAIESLTKALMFNKDKNFQNIVLGVLRQIKMQEKDLIDTVSRVWAQSRDIELGKILKLKAWVASKPLSLRLLTALNLGWQGIIEEQGKKIVAPLISFFDDQDSFIQQTAKQWCSNLTNPELQEEVCRLASEEDNSLALEVAIRCSYTPNEPSQAALFCYFTQLWDKYQEVDPEYKLLEDIYYNAPEELKHRIDEHGKIYKRLEWVWMRLGGKEGRRITEINLEQWDKLIDVLANGKHWQTIWLLIPQTPIILAKPILQRLENNRWLPKEPDQKIKFAQFSKIVKSVKTKTPPQGKLIRCIHTLTGHTQGINSIEITPNSQMLISAGDDIIRLWDIKTGQLLNTLKGHLKGVTSLCLSGDGATLASGSRDKTISMWRLPDGNLLANLSANVASVWSLSMTESAHTIASASYQEIRLWQYPPGKLFKPLKGHQREVEKVLISRDGNLLVSAGGKNDNTVRVWSLPNGDHQCTLTGHHDGIWDMAITPDNYTLATASQDHTVKLWSLADNVEIATLEAHEGKVWCLGITPDGKSLVTGSDDRTAKIWSISTHKLLHTLTGHEDSIFCLTISENGELLATGSKDHTVRLWDIKKGENIGVLTGHTNSITTLKITPDGETLITGSLDRTLKLWRWDLTRLCHLSPVSFTSEDKQWLKNALESPDIAIEERNWLTLINEVIGSEETGG, encoded by the coding sequence ATGGATGCCGAGAAGTTAAAGAAACTAGAAGAAAAACTATATAATGAAACTCCTTTAATTGGCGATCGCATTAGGCTACAGGCAGCGAAGGAGTTAGCTCAAGATAGAAGCCTTCAAGCCATAGAATCTTTAACTAAAGCCTTAATGTTTAATAAAGATAAAAATTTTCAAAATATCGTATTGGGTGTACTGCGTCAAATCAAGATGCAGGAAAAAGATTTAATTGATACCGTGTCTCGAGTGTGGGCGCAAAGTAGGGATATTGAACTAGGTAAAATTTTAAAGTTAAAAGCATGGGTAGCCTCAAAACCTTTATCTTTAAGACTCTTAACTGCTCTAAATTTGGGTTGGCAAGGTATTATTGAAGAACAAGGAAAAAAAATTGTTGCTCCTTTAATCTCTTTTTTCGATGATCAAGATAGCTTTATTCAACAAACCGCTAAACAATGGTGTAGTAATTTAACTAATCCTGAATTACAAGAAGAAGTTTGTCGTCTTGCCAGTGAAGAAGATAATTCATTAGCCTTAGAAGTAGCTATCCGTTGCAGTTATACCCCTAATGAACCATCTCAAGCCGCTTTATTCTGCTATTTTACTCAATTATGGGATAAATATCAGGAAGTTGACCCAGAATATAAATTGTTAGAAGATATTTACTATAATGCTCCCGAAGAATTAAAGCATCGCATCGATGAACACGGAAAAATTTATAAGCGTTTAGAGTGGGTATGGATGCGTTTAGGAGGAAAAGAAGGACGCAGAATTACAGAGATTAACCTAGAGCAATGGGATAAACTTATTGATGTTTTAGCTAATGGAAAACATTGGCAAACAATTTGGTTATTAATTCCTCAAACTCCCATAATCTTAGCAAAACCGATTCTCCAACGCCTAGAAAATAACCGCTGGTTGCCCAAAGAACCAGATCAGAAAATTAAGTTCGCCCAGTTTAGTAAAATAGTTAAAAGTGTCAAAACCAAAACTCCCCCTCAAGGTAAGTTAATTCGTTGTATTCACACCCTAACAGGACATACTCAAGGGATAAACTCCATCGAAATTACCCCCAATAGTCAAATGTTAATCAGTGCTGGGGATGATATTATTCGTCTTTGGGATATTAAAACAGGACAATTATTAAACACCTTAAAGGGACATTTAAAAGGGGTTACAAGCCTTTGTTTAAGCGGTGATGGGGCAACTTTAGCTAGTGGTAGTCGAGACAAAACCATTTCTATGTGGCGTTTGCCTGATGGTAATTTGTTGGCTAATTTATCAGCAAATGTGGCTTCCGTGTGGTCATTAAGTATGACGGAATCTGCTCATACGATCGCCAGTGCTAGTTATCAAGAAATTCGTCTTTGGCAATATCCTCCGGGTAAATTATTTAAACCCTTAAAAGGACATCAACGGGAAGTTGAGAAAGTATTGATTAGTAGAGATGGTAATTTGTTAGTTTCTGCTGGTGGGAAAAATGATAATACAGTGAGAGTATGGTCATTACCTAACGGGGATCATCAATGTACTTTGACTGGACATCATGACGGTATTTGGGATATGGCTATCACCCCTGATAATTATACTTTAGCTACGGCTAGTCAAGATCACACCGTGAAATTATGGTCTTTAGCTGATAATGTAGAAATAGCGACACTAGAAGCCCATGAGGGGAAAGTTTGGTGTTTGGGTATTACTCCAGATGGTAAGAGTTTAGTTACTGGTAGTGACGATCGAACGGCAAAAATTTGGTCTATTTCCACCCATAAACTACTTCACACTTTAACAGGTCATGAGGATAGCATCTTTTGTTTAACCATCAGCGAAAATGGAGAATTGTTAGCCACCGGTAGTAAAGATCATACTGTCAGATTGTGGGATATTAAAAAAGGCGAAAATATCGGTGTTTTAACAGGACATACCAATAGTATTACCACTCTCAAAATCACTCCCGATGGTGAAACTTTAATTACAGGTAGTCTCGATCGAACTCTCAAATTATGGCGTTGGGATTTAACTCGTTTATGTCACCTTTCCCCCGTTAGTTTTACCTCCGAAGATAAACAATGGCTCAAAAACGCCCTTGAAAGTCCAGATATTGCGATCGAAGAAAGAAACTGGTTAACCCTTATCAATGAAGTCATTGGCAGTGAGGAGACAGGTGGATAG
- a CDS encoding amino acid ABC transporter substrate-binding protein, giving the protein MIIKHKIIKTFLTVSICTLGLFPMVDVKGETILEEINRTGLLKVGVRNDAIPFGYRVNGELRGICVDVIRIIREELRNKLDRDIISINLVVSSLDNRFSIVENNVVHFECGPNTIRKLEDYQVSFSEPFFLSGIKFIVAKDKQQNLINSDGKDFTIGLLKNTTTEIFIKEKYPQANFELFQGLRGSERGLQALKQGRIDAFADDGILLLGQSIAQRLPLGENHNFILAPDPPFTCEKYGLIIPQNDPDWENFVNNSVNLEQKMGIINNWFKDFLPSISTKNTIEKCQLNISKK; this is encoded by the coding sequence ATGATCATTAAACATAAGATTATTAAAACTTTTTTGACTGTTAGTATTTGCACATTGGGCTTGTTTCCTATGGTTGATGTTAAAGGGGAAACAATTTTAGAAGAAATTAATCGCACAGGTTTATTAAAAGTAGGAGTCAGAAACGATGCCATTCCCTTCGGTTATCGTGTTAATGGAGAATTACGGGGAATTTGCGTTGATGTTATTCGCATCATCAGAGAAGAATTGAGAAATAAGCTCGATCGAGATATTATTAGTATTAATTTAGTGGTTTCTAGTTTAGATAATCGTTTTAGTATCGTCGAAAATAACGTTGTTCATTTTGAATGTGGACCTAATACTATTAGAAAATTAGAAGATTATCAAGTAAGTTTTTCTGAACCTTTTTTTCTCTCTGGAATTAAGTTTATCGTAGCCAAAGATAAACAACAAAATTTAATCAATTCTGACGGGAAAGATTTTACAATTGGTTTACTAAAAAACACCACCACAGAAATATTTATTAAGGAAAAATATCCCCAAGCAAACTTTGAGTTATTTCAAGGTTTAAGAGGCAGTGAAAGAGGTTTACAGGCGTTAAAACAAGGAAGAATAGATGCTTTTGCTGATGATGGTATTTTATTACTTGGTCAATCGATCGCCCAAAGATTACCCTTAGGAGAAAATCATAATTTTATTTTAGCACCCGACCCTCCTTTTACTTGTGAAAAATATGGTTTAATTATTCCGCAAAATGATCCAGATTGGGAAAATTTTGTTAATAATTCTGTTAATCTTGAGCAAAAAATGGGCATTATTAATAATTGGTTTAAAGATTTTTTACCCTCTATTAGTACTAAAAATACGATCGAAAAATGTCAATTAAACATCTCAAAAAAATAG
- a CDS encoding esterase-like activity of phytase family protein, producing MIRIIKNLSIIFCCFLLIFSINNLKILAENRVFLDLKMEFLGEYDLKDSTYQDTVIGGLSGITYNPQKNLFYAISDDRANFSPARFYTLNIDLNNDKINKINIENVTFLKNEKGELYPKNTTDTESIAFSPRNSLFISSEGVKNTNTPPFIKEYDLKGNFKSSVRIPERYIPIEGEKKGIENNLGFESLTIKANGIMPQDPFRLFTATESALVQDVDRNNPETVLRSRLMHYVINPFGDPVLVGEHLYLIDNPSLGVFYNGLSELLALPEEGYLLSLERTLGLRGYGVKIFQLSMANATDISNQKSLGNNLNNITPIRKKLVFDLQKLPIKLDNIEGFTFGPRLADGSQSLIMVSDNNFSKNDKQKNQFLLFKLN from the coding sequence ATGATAAGAATTATTAAAAACTTAAGTATTATTTTCTGTTGTTTCCTTCTTATTTTTAGTATTAATAACTTAAAAATTTTAGCAGAAAATAGGGTATTTTTAGACTTAAAAATGGAGTTTTTAGGAGAATATGACTTAAAAGATTCTACTTATCAAGATACTGTTATTGGCGGTTTATCTGGCATAACTTATAATCCTCAAAAAAATCTTTTTTATGCTATTTCTGATGACAGAGCTAATTTTTCTCCTGCCCGTTTTTATACCCTAAATATTGATCTCAATAACGATAAAATTAACAAGATAAATATTGAAAATGTCACTTTTTTAAAGAATGAAAAAGGGGAGTTATATCCAAAAAATACTACTGATACAGAATCCATCGCATTTAGCCCTAGAAATAGTTTATTTATTAGTAGTGAAGGAGTAAAAAATACTAATACTCCTCCTTTTATTAAAGAATATGATTTAAAAGGAAACTTTAAAAGTAGTGTGAGAATACCAGAAAGATATATCCCCATCGAAGGAGAAAAAAAAGGCATCGAAAATAACTTAGGTTTTGAATCTTTAACCATCAAAGCTAATGGTATCATGCCCCAAGACCCCTTTAGACTTTTTACTGCGACAGAATCCGCCTTAGTGCAAGATGTCGATCGAAATAACCCTGAAACCGTGCTACGATCGAGATTAATGCACTATGTCATTAACCCCTTTGGTGATCCTGTGTTAGTAGGAGAACATTTATACTTAATAGATAACCCCTCCTTAGGAGTATTTTATAACGGGCTTTCAGAATTGTTAGCACTACCCGAAGAAGGCTATTTATTAAGTTTAGAAAGGACTTTAGGATTAAGAGGATATGGAGTAAAAATTTTTCAATTATCTATGGCAAATGCTACAGATATTTCTAATCAAAAAAGTTTAGGAAATAATCTTAATAATATAACTCCTATTCGCAAAAAATTAGTTTTTGATTTGCAAAAATTACCCATAAAATTAGATAATATAGAAGGCTTCACTTTTGGACCTCGTTTAGCAGATGGTAGTCAAAGTTTAATCATGGTTAGTGATAACAATTTCTCTAAAAATGACAAACAAAAAAATCAATTTTTACTATTCAAACTAAATTAA
- a CDS encoding DNA-processing protein DprA: MSQSLEIPKLDTLAQELAAIQQTSSKKIALLGSRHVPITHQHLIEMMSYALVLDGNRIITSGATGTNSAAIRGAMRADPNLLTVILPQSLSRQPRESQDQLNQVIHLVENPDHDHLSLGEASAICNRDIISRCQQLICFAFHDSQTLMQTCEEADEQRKLVTRFYFD, encoded by the coding sequence TTGAGTCAATCACTAGAAATTCCTAAACTAGATACTTTGGCGCAAGAATTAGCCGCTATTCAGCAAACTAGCTCGAAAAAAATAGCTTTGCTAGGTTCTCGTCATGTTCCCATAACTCATCAGCATTTAATCGAAATGATGAGCTATGCCCTTGTGTTAGATGGCAATCGAATCATTACTTCTGGGGCGACAGGGACTAATTCCGCCGCCATTAGAGGTGCAATGAGAGCCGATCCGAATCTGTTGACGGTAATTCTCCCCCAAAGTCTTAGCCGTCAACCGAGAGAATCTCAAGATCAATTAAATCAGGTTATTCATTTGGTAGAAAATCCCGATCATGATCATCTTTCTCTAGGGGAAGCTAGTGCTATTTGCAATCGAGATATTATTTCTCGCTGTCAACAGTTAATTTGTTTCGCTTTTCATGATAGTCAAACCTTGATGCAAACTTGCGAGGAGGCTGACGAGCAACGAAAATTAGTAACTCGATTTTATTTTGATTAA
- a CDS encoding competence/damage-inducible protein A, with protein sequence MTAEIICIGTEILLGDILNSNSQFIAQELANLGIPHYYQNVVGDNLDRVHEVIKIASERSQILIFTGGLGPTPDDLTTEAIASFFQAPLEEKPEIIEDITKKFAERGREMTANNRKQALIPQGAQILPNLAGTAPGMIWQPMANLTILTFPGVPSEMMQMWRDTAVPYLKSQGWGQDIIYSRMMRFRGIGESALAEKVHHLFSLNNPTVAPYASLGEVKLRVCAKAKNKETAENLILPVAKEIESIAGEDYFGYDDDSLASVVGKLLQQKGQTLSVAESCTGGGLGAMLTEIAGSSSYFMGGVIAYSNQVKIEQLGVSQTFLNEYGAVSAIVARQMAKGVQEKFKTDWSISITGIAGPGGGTDTKPVGLVYIAIADFDRQVESYELRLGEKRGREAIRYLSSCYALDKLRRELLQHYKR encoded by the coding sequence ATGACAGCAGAAATTATTTGTATTGGCACAGAAATATTATTAGGGGATATTCTTAATAGTAACTCTCAATTTATCGCCCAAGAATTGGCTAATTTAGGTATTCCCCATTACTATCAAAATGTGGTAGGGGATAATCTCGATCGAGTTCATGAAGTGATCAAAATTGCTTCTGAGCGCTCTCAAATCCTGATTTTTACAGGCGGTTTAGGACCAACTCCTGACGACTTAACTACAGAAGCGATCGCCTCTTTTTTTCAAGCACCCTTAGAAGAAAAACCAGAGATAATTGAGGATATAACCAAGAAATTTGCCGAAAGAGGGCGAGAAATGACGGCTAATAACCGAAAACAAGCCCTAATTCCTCAAGGAGCGCAAATATTACCTAATTTAGCAGGAACTGCCCCCGGTATGATTTGGCAACCTATGGCTAACCTAACCATTCTCACCTTTCCGGGAGTGCCTTCGGAAATGATGCAAATGTGGCGTGATACTGCTGTACCCTATCTAAAAAGTCAAGGATGGGGACAAGATATTATTTATAGTCGCATGATGCGTTTTCGAGGTATCGGTGAATCGGCTTTAGCAGAAAAAGTACATCACTTATTTTCTTTAAATAACCCTACCGTTGCCCCCTATGCCTCCCTCGGAGAAGTTAAGTTGAGGGTTTGCGCCAAAGCCAAGAATAAGGAAACCGCCGAAAATTTGATTTTACCCGTAGCGAAAGAAATTGAGTCGATCGCAGGAGAAGACTATTTCGGTTATGATGACGATAGTCTTGCTTCTGTGGTAGGTAAACTATTACAACAAAAAGGGCAAACCCTCAGCGTGGCAGAATCTTGCACAGGGGGAGGATTAGGCGCCATGTTAACAGAAATAGCAGGAAGTTCGAGCTATTTTATGGGGGGAGTCATTGCCTATAGTAATCAGGTAAAAATAGAACAATTAGGGGTTTCCCAGACGTTTTTAAATGAATACGGAGCAGTCTCGGCGATCGTAGCTCGTCAAATGGCTAAAGGAGTTCAAGAAAAATTTAAGACAGATTGGAGTATTTCTATTACAGGTATCGCAGGACCGGGAGGAGGCACAGACACCAAACCTGTAGGTTTAGTATATATTGCCATTGCCGATTTCGATCGACAAGTAGAAAGTTATGAACTGCGACTAGGGGAAAAACGAGGACGAGAAGCCATCAGATACCTAAGCAGTTGCTACGCCTTAGACAAATTGCGTCGAGAATTATTACAGCATTATAAAAGATAA
- a CDS encoding glycoside hydrolase family 10 protein, giving the protein MNISKYLSKKRNLILLPLILLGYFLLRPAPSFKSHIEKSDSIRGVWVTNIATSFFHHTTLLDNVFAHLAKSGYTHVYVSAYGFGGTLYPSQHIKSNPLVVPPFTDVLKASEKEAQRQGLKLYAWLEYGLMLMSNDSIAINNPDWLLKTASGETVVDGFVWLNPEHPDVQQYILAMIEEVASYKGLAGIQFDDHWSVPRQFGNYTTAMNELTAKVKQRLEKINPDFVFSLSPNPYGFSKEKYNQDWLKWAKRGYIDEVVIQIYRSNAEEFERSILTSEIHRLPKSMPVAIGIYAGNFGNFKTSSEIQKQIDISQSLGYGFSIFCWEYRILGTLSAKE; this is encoded by the coding sequence ATGAATATCAGCAAATATTTGTCAAAGAAAAGAAATCTAATTTTATTGCCCTTAATTTTATTAGGTTATTTCCTATTACGCCCTGCACCTTCTTTTAAATCTCACATTGAAAAATCAGATAGTATTAGAGGTGTTTGGGTAACAAATATTGCAACCTCTTTTTTTCATCATACAACGTTATTAGATAATGTTTTTGCTCATTTAGCTAAGTCTGGTTATACCCATGTTTATGTTAGTGCTTATGGCTTTGGAGGCACACTTTATCCCTCTCAACACATCAAAAGTAACCCGTTAGTTGTGCCACCATTTACAGATGTTTTAAAAGCCTCAGAAAAAGAAGCCCAACGTCAAGGCTTAAAATTATATGCTTGGTTAGAGTATGGTTTAATGTTGATGTCTAATGATTCTATTGCCATAAATAATCCAGACTGGTTATTAAAAACTGCTTCAGGAGAAACCGTTGTTGATGGATTTGTCTGGCTTAATCCTGAACATCCAGACGTACAACAATATATTTTAGCCATGATTGAAGAAGTTGCTAGTTATAAAGGTTTAGCAGGAATACAGTTTGATGATCATTGGTCTGTACCTCGTCAATTCGGTAATTATACTACGGCGATGAATGAACTTACAGCTAAGGTTAAACAACGTCTGGAGAAAATTAATCCTGATTTTGTTTTTAGTTTATCTCCTAATCCTTACGGTTTTTCTAAAGAAAAATATAATCAAGACTGGTTAAAGTGGGCGAAACGAGGATATATTGATGAGGTTGTGATTCAAATATATCGATCGAATGCGGAAGAATTTGAACGATCAATCCTTACTTCTGAAATTCATCGATTACCAAAATCAATGCCCGTAGCCATTGGAATTTATGCGGGTAACTTTGGTAATTTTAAGACATCTTCAGAAATACAGAAGCAAATAGATATTAGTCAAAGTTTGGGTTACGGATTTTCAATCTTTTGTTGGGAATATAGAATTTTAGGTACTTTGTCCGCTAAAGAATAA